From the genome of Magnolia sinica isolate HGM2019 chromosome 12, MsV1, whole genome shotgun sequence:
TTTCTCTATTCCCTTTGGAATGTTTAaagtttttttgtttcttttttacaTGCAATTGTTCATTGTGGTTGTATTATGGAGATCCTTATCAGTATCCTGTAGCATATTCTGGAAGTGGgatgattttctttttctctctagtGTCATGTTCCATGGAGCAGGCCACGTCAAAAACCAGTTTTGGTATACGTGAATTGGATTTTCATATTAGTTGAGAACGCAACACATGTCGAAGGATGTAGTGAGGAGACTGTCcaggaagcaaaaaaaaaaaaaaaagactagaaTACGGGGCAGCGTCTTCAACTCTCATCTCTTCCCatctactttgtggtccacttgattgacTATTCTTCTACAGGTTTTTCCCTATATCCCTGTAGTTTAAAGATTCGAACAATTAAAATTAGGATTTCGAATTTTAATTATATATAGATAGGAAATCCATCACTcattaataaaaaattaatttctTAAAGTTCTTATATATGTGTTCATCTTTTGAAAATTCTTATAGAATCATATTAAGAAAAAATACCACTTTGTTCGAGAAAAGGTAGTAGATGGCAAGAACATCTTGAATCATGTTTCCACTCATAAGATGTTCGCTGACGTTTTACTAAACCATCAGTGCATTACTTTGATATAGGGATATATTTTCTTACATTTACATAATATTCATATTAAACAATAAGTAGGTTTATATAGGTACTGAACCTGACTTTATTTCTAAACACGTCGCGGATATTAGATCTGAACCCAACCTAAAACCTTTGGTCCAAAAATGTATCTAGATCAGTTTAAATCATGCGGATTTACTTGGCTACCCGCATATCTGACTACTTGTTGATAGCCTAAGTTTAAGAAACATACCTCCAAATGTTTTGAGTGCATCAAGAAGCAACATGTAGTAACAATGGAAACTTACAATGTTACATAATGGAAACATATATGGAGAAGGTATCCTTCcgaacattttaaaaaaataaataaaaataaataaaaataaataaataatccactAGCTGAGGGTGAGCCATGGTATTCCTTCGGAACCGGCCTATTAGAGCATGATGTCGACCCCTAAGATGGGCCCACTCACCGGGGTTCAAGAGCAGAAATAGTTACATCATTGTTAGAACCGGCTCTAGCACTTGCATTAAAATTTATTTGATTCAACAACAACCCTCCAAAGTAAATTTCCGGCTGTTTAGGTTGCTGAATTGTTGTAGATTTGCTTCCAAGCATGACAATGACAGAAGACATGGTGGGCCTATCTGCCGCATCTTGTTGAACACACAACAACCCGATGTGGATCCATCTGGACACTTTATTGGTGGGACAATCTGCTAATAAAGGATCAATCAACTCTGTCGCTCTTCCGTTGCGCCACAAATCCCATGCCTACAATGCCAAACTTCATGTAAGAAAATGATATTAAGAAGGTCgatttaatttgatttttagGGAGAATCCTACATAAGTTACGAGGCTCTGAGCATCTTCAGCTAGATGTGGACTGATGTTTTTTTTTCCGCTTACGATCTCTAACAGTAGAACTCCAAAGCTATAAACATCAGATTTCACAGAGAATAACCCTTCCCTTACATACTCTGGCGCCATATAACCACTGTTGGTGATGACCAAATTCAAGCACGGATTAGAAGTATTATAACTAGCAAAGGAAAAATGGACCTCAGACCCATTCACACGTTACAACATGACAAAAAGGTTCTTCCCACTCATCGGGTGAATCCCACAGTTTCAATACCCTGGTTAGGAAATCAGACTAGTATAATCAGCTGGTGTGTTACCCATTTATATTGAATCAAAGAGTACGATCAACTGATGAGTGTCTTCAATTTTAAAACCATGTATCACTTTGTAATGTGAGAAATGAGTCTTGATATGTGAGCTCATGGGGCATTAAGTGTAGTAGGAGAGGTAGAATATTGCATGACAACGTACAGTGTTCCAACAACTCTATTGGTATTGACCTGACTTTGATCTCCACCCAAAAATCGAGCCATGCCAAAGTCGGAAATCTTTGCTTTCATCTCATGGTCCAACAACACATTACTGGCTTTTAGATCCCTATGAATGATTCTGAGTCTCGAGTCTTCGTGAAGATAAACAAGGCCCTTTACAATTCCACCTATGATATTATCGAGTCCTTCCCAGCCTAATTGACGACGCTTGATTGGATCTGAAAATAACATGCAAATTGATTTAGATCACGTTTaggttgtgttttttagaatgaATGTTTAATCAAATTTGATCTGAAAATAACGTGCAAATTGAGTTATATATATCACGTCTaggttgtgttttttagaatgcATGTTTAATCAAGCATTTGAACTTCTGTATTTTACGATGCAAATTGAATTAAGGATGTGATtggatatgtgaaatccactaggATAGATGGCACTgtcctttttttattattattattattatttagatggCACTGTTTGGATAGACAAGAAATTATATATCCCTTGACATAGCCATTACACTTATTTATAGTGACAACTCCATTGCAAAAGAAACAAAGTGATTGTTGTGTAAAAAAACCGAGATTTCCACTCGTATCCAAAGAACACACTTAAGTTTTCTACATTAAAGTTTCTAGCATAACACAACCCTCCTCTCCTAGGCTTGGGACCGGTCGTATTATATCTAGTCATATCATTTCTCCCCTCTGGGATCATACCTTAGAGGGGATCCCCATTGAGAGTGACATTTACTTGTCTAATACATGGGTCGATTTATGTTATTCATAGAAATCATTGTCAGATGTTTTTGGTGATTTTGGCTGATGTATTCCCCCATTATATCTACCCTGAGCCATCTACAATGATCGGAACCAATTAGTAGTTAATACCTCAATTAGAAACAAAAAGAAATTACATCATGCAATCCTTAGCACACAAAAGGAGGTTAAGGAAATTGCTTGAAGTCCATTTACTTAAAGATTAATGACTTTTAAGTCAGTACAGCATTTTGCCGCATCCACTGTGGGTCCCGCTGGATGGTTGGTTCTATTCACAATCCAACGGCAAAGATTGCAAGACATGCAACTATTTTGATGATCTTGGCAAACtgacaatacacacacacacacacacacacacacacaaatttggCCCCATTCCACTGATCTCTGGCTTTGTTTAGCTTTGTTTATGGTGGGAACAtattgtgcatgtgtgtgtgtgcgcgcatatGCATATGTAGTGAAATTCATTaaatgaagaagagagaaagggtcCAAACCAAAGATGAAGACATCAAGGCTGGTGTTAGGCATGTATTCATAGATAAGCAATTTCTCTCCACTTTCAACACACCAATACAAGAGGCTCACAAGGTTTCTATGTTGAAGTTTAGCAATCAATGTGACTTCATTCCTGAATTCCTCGAGACCTTGCCCTGAACTCCTTGAAAGCCTTTTAACTGCTATTTCCTTTCCATCAGATAGCATTCCCTGAAATGATTGTTGATGCAatggttagtttttttttttgtttttttaagaaGCATTTTCCATTGAAACGAGAGAGAATTTAAAGTAATTCGAGCGGCCATGGACAACAAAAAGATCCACAAGGCACCTATCATATCCATGTACAAGACCCACCCACGAAGATCTGCTTAAACGGATTCCCTAATAGCACCTAGACCTACCTTATCTAACAAGAATAATCCCCTAATATTAATGGAAAGATCCTTCACCTAGTTGAAGAGGCTCCtggactgatttttggaacccaATCTGCAATGGTTGGTTAATCAGAAACCAATGAGTCCTAGTTTGTTTGAACATTATTCACCTACTCCAAAAGTAATCTTGCATTTGGATGACCAAACAACTTGAGCTGCAAATTTTCAATTGCATTAAGATGACATAACAAAATTAATAAGGTTTTTTAGTATTCATAATGAGCGAGTAGCCCTTAGATTATTGCAAATACATTTAGGGCTTACTTGGATTAAGGGAGAACAAAAGGAATGAAAACTAAACTCATTTTCTATTTATAAGATGTTTAACTATACTCGGATGGCAAAACTGCAATGGATTCCACCTACCAATTGTTCcacttttttaaatttaatttttgtaACCCAAGATATGAGGTGAAGATTGTTTcataaaaaatgagatttccacTTACTATCCAAACAAGGTCTCTCAAATTGGAATCTATGATTCAACAGTGCCTTGGAATCCTTGTGAATCCATCATTAGATAAAATTACTTTTCACTTCCTTTCTTTTGTCTTCCCCTAATCCAAATAGCATTGCAAGTGCTCAGGAAATTAAAACTTTgcttatttctatttttctagacTAGTCATGTataatgattttaattatgcatacAAAAACACCTTTAGAGAAGTATTATTAccttatatacaggtccaaatcCTCCTTCTCCAAGTTTATTTTCATCAGAGAAGTCATTCGTAGCAGCTTGTATTGAAGCCAAGTCAATGATCCGTACTTCTGGAGTTTGATCACCTTGCATACTCTCATTGACAGATTCGAAACCATTCTGAGTCAGTGGTGcatgattttcttcttctctatctgaTGTAAAAATATGAAATTGTTACTTAATCCTTACTAGATGATGATTCCATTAGATGGCGATAGtgctccctttttctttttttctttttttactcaaCACAACTCATATATATTCCATATATAATGAAGagtacatttttttttaatacaactcgggttcccCAGGATGAAAAGGACCTTGAGGGAACCTACCATGAGACTGAAAACAACTATGAAAAACAAAAGGGAGGCAGCGAGAAGCCGACAGGCCGTTGAATATATGAtcaaatgatccagaccatttatatgACTCTTAATTTTATTGGTGCTTTGAATTGGACATTCAAGATATGATGATAGTCAAAGGTCTATGTACAATAGGAAATTGGTGCCTTGTATTTACCATCATATGTTTCTATACAGTTATTGGTGCCCTGTGATCCAGCCcttttgttgggtgtcttttgtaAAGCTTGAGCGTAGAGGATAGG
Proteins encoded in this window:
- the LOC131220176 gene encoding cysteine-rich receptor-like protein kinase 10; this encodes MVYGNQSRIIIIIVVVSVLGLAALFGSCIYCYLQRRNGGLKDREEENHAPLTQNGFESVNESMQGDQTPEVRIIDLASIQAATNDFSDENKLGEGGFGPVYKGMLSDGKEIAVKRLSRSSGQGLEEFRNEVTLIAKLQHRNLVSLLYWCVESGEKLLIYEYMPNTSLDVFIFDPIKRRQLGWEGLDNIIGGIVKGLVYLHEDSRLRIIHRDLKASNVLLDHEMKAKISDFGMARFLGGDQSQVNTNRVVGTLYNTSNPCLNLVITNSGYMAPEYVREGLFSVKSDVYSFGVLLLEIVSGKKNISPHLAEDAQSLAWDLWRNGRATELIDPLLADCPTNKVSRWIHIGLLCVQQDAADRPTMSSVIVMLGSKSTTIQQPKQPEIYFGGLLLNQINFNASARAGSNNDVTISALEPR